A single region of the Anaeromicrobium sediminis genome encodes:
- a CDS encoding HD domain-containing phosphohydrolase gives MRIKIRSKITIIMLILIIISVTTLGFLTYDDSKEIVINQIKLSNYKTLQNVNDYFLKNFMYDMEYIINYWTSKDELKNYRNHANQPKMVTSIPKHFKPISDQWTGYASSSPDIAWIYLGVEEDGSIFITPIDSTMPDDYDCRTREWYQATVKNNNKIIWTEPYVDAGELGNVIVTVAKAVHKDDHLVGVLGMDIKLKKFSDIINDIQFGENGYLMLLSKNGDVYAHPDNKMLTKNISDKEWVKTILSNEQGTDIHTWNNEKVVISYLTVPNTQWKLVGVNPINIDKEVAPIKNRFISIGIFSMIITLIIGYFLSSIIINPVNNMMKVINQVSTHNDFNVRVKIKSKDEFKILGENFNNMIQKIRDLLEERNIHVQELVDKNKEILSQKEELLAYSEETEAMNEELLNLLDEVRKNYLSTVKVLANSIEANDKYTHGHCDRVRNYSISIAKELNMSQTKINVLEFASILHDIGKIGIPTSIINKEGKLTDEEFKLIQEHPQIGYNILKAVDFLEESRNILLQHHERIDGKGYPLQLKGDEINILAKILIVADAYDAMTSTRPYRKDPLTTEEAITQLQLGKGTQFDERIVDVFLDLLAKNEIAS, from the coding sequence TTGAGAATAAAGATTAGAAGTAAAATCACTATTATAATGCTCATATTAATTATTATCTCTGTTACAACATTAGGATTTTTAACCTACGATGACTCAAAAGAAATAGTAATTAATCAAATAAAATTAAGTAATTATAAAACTTTACAAAATGTAAATGATTATTTCTTGAAAAATTTTATGTATGATATGGAGTATATTATTAATTATTGGACTTCAAAGGATGAATTGAAAAATTATCGCAATCATGCTAATCAACCTAAAATGGTTACATCTATCCCTAAACATTTCAAACCCATATCAGACCAATGGACAGGCTATGCTAGTTCAAGCCCTGATATCGCTTGGATATATTTAGGTGTAGAAGAAGATGGTTCCATTTTTATTACGCCTATAGACTCCACCATGCCTGATGATTATGACTGCCGAACTAGAGAATGGTATCAGGCTACAGTAAAAAATAATAATAAAATCATTTGGACAGAACCCTATGTGGATGCAGGTGAACTTGGAAATGTTATTGTAACTGTAGCAAAAGCTGTTCACAAGGATGATCACCTAGTGGGTGTACTAGGTATGGATATCAAATTAAAAAAATTCTCAGATATTATTAATGATATTCAATTTGGCGAAAATGGTTATCTTATGCTTCTTAGTAAGAATGGAGATGTTTATGCTCACCCAGATAACAAAATGCTTACAAAGAATATAAGTGATAAAGAGTGGGTAAAAACAATCCTTTCTAATGAACAAGGAACAGATATACATACATGGAATAATGAAAAAGTAGTTATCTCTTATCTAACAGTACCCAATACGCAATGGAAACTTGTAGGAGTGAATCCAATAAACATTGATAAGGAAGTTGCTCCCATAAAAAATAGATTCATTTCTATTGGCATATTTAGTATGATCATAACTTTAATAATAGGTTATTTTTTATCCTCCATTATCATCAATCCTGTAAATAATATGATGAAAGTAATTAATCAAGTATCTACCCATAATGATTTTAATGTTCGTGTAAAAATCAAATCAAAGGATGAATTTAAGATTCTAGGTGAAAATTTTAATAATATGATCCAGAAAATCAGGGACCTTCTTGAAGAAAGGAACATTCATGTTCAAGAGCTTGTAGACAAAAATAAGGAAATATTATCACAAAAAGAAGAACTTCTTGCTTATTCTGAAGAGACAGAAGCCATGAATGAAGAACTATTAAACCTTCTAGATGAAGTGAGAAAAAATTATCTTTCAACAGTTAAAGTTCTTGCAAATTCTATTGAGGCAAATGACAAATATACACATGGTCACTGTGACCGAGTTAGAAATTATTCAATAAGCATTGCCAAAGAACTGAACATGAGCCAAACAAAGATCAACGTCCTTGAATTTGCTAGTATTCTCCATGACATAGGAAAAATAGGTATTCCAACTTCTATTATTAATAAAGAGGGCAAGTTAACAGATGAAGAGTTTAAATTAATCCAGGAACACCCTCAAATTGGCTATAATATCCTAAAAGCTGTAGATTTTCTTGAAGAAAGTAGAAATATCTTACTCCAACATCATGAACGTATTGACGGTAAAGGATATCCCCTTCAATTAAAAGGAGATGAAATTAATATATTAGCAAAAATACTAATAGTTGCAGATGCATATGATGCCATGACAAGTACCAGACCTTACAGAAAAGATCCCTTAACAACAGAAGAAGCCATTACACAACTTCAGTTAGGCAAAGGAACTCAATTTGATGAAAGAATAGTTGATGTATTTTTAGATCTTCTAGCTAAAAATGAAATAGCATCTTAA
- a CDS encoding uracil-xanthine permease family protein produces MSNVRKRSNAPIEDISTLGPLKGITLGIQHVFTLFASTVLVPILTGLDIGVALVMSGIGTLLFHFVTKGKVPAYLGSSFSFIAPVILAGELYGLDYARGGIVVAGIIYIIFAWLISIYGPEKILRYFPPVVTGPIIIVISMTLAPNAIKMASQDWLLSMVTLAVIIGISMYGKGFLKIVPVIIGLGAGYLLAVILGKIDYSPIAQATWIGVPNFAMPKFNLGAIMIVAPIALTTVVEHIGDVLAMSGVVKKDLARDPGINRTLIGDGLATSVSAFFGGPANTTYSQNTGVLALTKVWDPKVMRIAAVMTILIGLIPKLNAFTSTIPKPVIGGAVIILFGMIASIGARTLVDNNVDFSKSRNMIIIAVILVFGLGGAVIPIKIGYTEVRLVGMALAAMVGIILNIILPTELDEEEVID; encoded by the coding sequence ATGAGTAATGTAAGAAAGAGAAGTAATGCTCCAATTGAGGACATTAGTACCCTGGGGCCACTTAAAGGGATTACCCTTGGTATCCAACATGTATTCACTCTGTTTGCTTCTACCGTATTGGTTCCCATACTAACAGGCCTTGATATAGGTGTAGCCCTTGTGATGTCTGGTATTGGAACTTTGCTTTTTCATTTTGTTACGAAGGGGAAAGTACCTGCTTATCTAGGTTCATCCTTTTCATTTATTGCACCAGTCATTCTAGCTGGGGAGTTATACGGTCTTGATTATGCTCGAGGAGGTATTGTTGTAGCTGGAATTATTTATATTATTTTCGCATGGCTTATATCCATTTATGGGCCAGAAAAAATACTTCGATATTTTCCACCAGTTGTTACTGGTCCCATTATTATCGTAATCAGTATGACTCTTGCTCCTAATGCAATCAAAATGGCATCTCAAGATTGGTTATTATCTATGGTAACATTAGCTGTTATTATTGGAATATCCATGTATGGTAAAGGATTTTTAAAAATTGTTCCCGTTATTATTGGACTTGGAGCGGGTTATTTATTAGCAGTGATTCTGGGCAAGATAGACTACTCTCCTATCGCCCAAGCTACCTGGATTGGAGTTCCAAACTTTGCTATGCCTAAGTTTAATTTAGGTGCAATAATGATTGTAGCTCCTATTGCACTTACCACCGTTGTAGAGCATATAGGAGATGTGTTAGCAATGAGCGGAGTAGTAAAGAAAGATTTAGCTAGAGACCCGGGGATAAATAGAACCCTTATTGGAGATGGTTTAGCTACTTCCGTATCAGCCTTTTTTGGTGGCCCAGCAAACACAACCTACTCTCAAAACACAGGGGTTTTAGCCCTTACAAAAGTATGGGATCCGAAGGTTATGAGAATCGCTGCAGTTATGACAATACTTATAGGATTGATTCCAAAGTTAAATGCTTTTACAAGTACAATTCCTAAGCCTGTCATCGGAGGTGCTGTAATCATTTTATTTGGAATGATCGCTTCTATAGGTGCTAGAACACTTGTAGACAATAACGTAGATTTTTCAAAATCTAGAAATATGATTATTATTGCTGTTATTTTAGTTTTCGGTTTAGGAGGAGCTGTCATTCCTATAAAAATTGGTTATACTGAAGTAAGACTTGTGGGAATGGCCCTTGCTGCCATGGTAGGTATTATTTTAAATATCATTTTACCTACAGAGTTAGATGAGGAAGAAGTAATCGATTAA
- a CDS encoding sulfatase-like hydrolase/transferase, which translates to MNNYEYEDNTDATDCNSINKPNFLIITVDEDRFPPVYETDAIKAWRKTFLRAQEMLKDNGLEFNNHYAGSTACSPSRTTLYTGQYPSLHGVSQTTGAAKVDFEPGMFWLDPNTVPTMGDYFRTAGYRTFWKGKWHASQADILIPDTQDSYISYNPDTGVPVPMNERIYLNANRLNEFGFDDWIGPEPFGGNPRNSGSSAAIGLSGRDIVYAQEVVNLINQLDEERQNSNNFDSQPWVIMCSFVNPHDIALFGAFTRISPLFNFEIDPSVPEIPRAPTADELLLTKPQAQRSYREVYPKALQPLEDTLFYRQLYYTLQLKVDRDMQKVIRAIKNSSFYKNTIVIFTSDHGEMLGAHGGLFQKWYQAYEETVHVPFIVHNPVLFKGRESTNILTSHVDILPTMLGLAGIDVAVIQRALSNNHTEVHPLVGKDLSPFIIGKVEDQFLDEPVYFMTDDNFTKGIDQTTLLGVPYTSVIQPNSIETVITALPTGEDNEKEIWKYSRYFDNPQFWSNPGCEDKVVTKSGSTPVSPGVTCSTCITTIKTRPVPDEIEFYNLTKDPLESRNLADPEFSTPETRVVELVLAKALEEQCQQKRIYPSSGNVPGKPSCRTCTPDYKV; encoded by the coding sequence ATGAATAATTACGAATATGAAGATAATACAGATGCAACTGATTGTAATTCTATAAACAAACCTAACTTCCTCATAATTACAGTGGATGAGGATCGTTTTCCACCTGTTTACGAAACTGATGCAATCAAAGCTTGGCGCAAAACATTTCTAAGGGCACAGGAAATGTTGAAAGATAACGGTCTAGAGTTTAATAATCATTATGCTGGAAGTACAGCTTGTTCACCTAGTCGTACTACATTATATACTGGACAATATCCCTCACTCCACGGAGTTAGTCAAACGACAGGAGCAGCCAAAGTAGATTTTGAACCCGGTATGTTTTGGTTGGATCCAAATACTGTCCCAACTATGGGTGACTATTTTCGTACTGCAGGATATAGAACATTTTGGAAGGGTAAGTGGCATGCCTCTCAAGCAGATATTTTGATACCTGATACTCAAGACTCCTATATTAGCTATAATCCTGATACTGGTGTACCTGTTCCAATGAATGAGAGAATCTATCTTAATGCTAATCGTCTTAATGAATTTGGCTTTGATGACTGGATAGGCCCAGAACCTTTCGGTGGTAATCCACGCAATTCAGGTTCATCAGCTGCAATTGGTTTGAGTGGACGTGATATAGTCTACGCTCAAGAAGTTGTTAACTTAATTAATCAATTAGACGAAGAACGACAAAACTCAAATAACTTTGACTCTCAGCCTTGGGTTATCATGTGCTCATTTGTAAATCCCCATGACATTGCCCTATTTGGTGCTTTTACACGTATTAGTCCATTATTTAATTTTGAAATCGACCCATCGGTTCCTGAAATTCCTCGAGCCCCTACAGCTGATGAATTATTACTCACTAAGCCACAAGCTCAACGTAGCTACAGAGAGGTTTATCCGAAAGCTCTACAACCTTTGGAGGACACTTTATTTTACCGACAGCTTTACTATACTCTTCAACTGAAAGTAGATAGGGACATGCAGAAAGTAATCCGAGCTATAAAAAACTCTTCATTCTATAAAAATACTATTGTAATTTTCACATCTGATCATGGCGAAATGCTAGGTGCCCATGGTGGTCTATTCCAAAAATGGTATCAGGCATATGAAGAGACAGTTCATGTACCTTTTATTGTTCATAACCCTGTTCTTTTTAAGGGGCGCGAATCAACTAATATTCTTACTAGCCATGTTGACATTTTACCTACTATGCTAGGACTGGCAGGAATAGATGTGGCTGTAATTCAGAGGGCTCTTAGTAATAATCACACTGAAGTACATCCTCTTGTAGGCAAGGATCTATCTCCATTTATTATAGGGAAAGTTGAAGATCAATTCTTAGATGAGCCCGTTTATTTTATGACAGATGATAATTTTACCAAAGGCATTGACCAAACAACCCTTCTTGGAGTTCCATACACTTCAGTGATACAACCAAATAGCATCGAGACGGTTATTACTGCTCTGCCAACTGGTGAAGATAATGAAAAAGAAATTTGGAAATACTCCCGTTACTTTGATAATCCACAATTTTGGAGTAACCCAGGTTGTGAAGATAAAGTTGTTACTAAAAGCGGCTCAACACCTGTCTCCCCTGGAGTCACTTGCTCTACATGTATTACTACTATAAAAACCCGCCCTGTTCCTGATGAAATTGAATTTTATAACCTCACTAAAGATCCACTTGAATCTAGAAACTTAGCTGACCCTGAATTTTCTACTCCTGAAACAAGGGTTGTAGAACTAGTTCTTGCTAAAGCTTTAGAAGAACAATGTCAACAGAAGCGAATATATCCTAGTAGTGGAAATGTTCCCGGTAAACCATCATGTAGAACATGTACTCCAGATTACAAAGTTTAA
- a CDS encoding GGDEF domain-containing protein, translating to MNDNDFQLIKEAFMLSFNDNETQLVEELYLSLQIFLLLFLLNLSFPFFAETNFPAMKGFSVFFGIYLGFKVIIFSKNIYLGEEREEEQPSKLLSVVDGVFVGVLIYIQKQNNINLNDFFYVYVIIQSIRYHTSKSILFSLVASVMHIIIVFKGDSTNIFNIEVIISISLYFLVNFVIGFALRQINMLQNERHYYYNELIKKNGELQLLATTDYLTSLNNHQSFYFYFDSLKKHAGKIQSPMSLTLIDIDDFKKINDTYGHLVGDEILKELARVLKKNIRKCDFAARYGGEEFAIILPNTDLDSAIRLSERMRTAVENHIFKVDDINIKVTISLGTDTLIPVDFHKNHYDFIKKVDELLYDAKASGKNRVQHPRVAV from the coding sequence ATGAATGATAATGATTTTCAATTGATTAAGGAGGCCTTTATGCTAAGCTTTAATGACAATGAAACTCAACTAGTTGAAGAACTTTATCTATCTCTTCAGATTTTTCTTCTTCTATTTTTACTGAATTTATCATTTCCTTTTTTTGCAGAAACAAACTTTCCTGCAATGAAAGGTTTTAGCGTTTTTTTTGGAATTTACTTAGGTTTTAAAGTAATAATTTTTTCAAAAAACATTTACTTAGGGGAAGAGAGAGAAGAAGAGCAACCTAGTAAACTATTGAGCGTGGTAGATGGCGTATTCGTTGGTGTATTAATCTATATACAAAAACAAAACAACATTAATCTTAATGACTTTTTCTATGTCTATGTAATTATTCAAAGTATTCGATATCATACGTCAAAAAGTATCCTATTTAGTTTAGTAGCTTCTGTGATGCATATAATTATAGTATTTAAAGGAGATAGCACAAATATTTTCAATATTGAAGTCATAATTAGCATTTCTCTATATTTTTTAGTAAACTTTGTGATTGGATTTGCACTGAGACAAATCAATATGCTACAGAATGAAAGACATTACTATTATAATGAACTAATCAAGAAAAATGGTGAACTTCAACTATTGGCTACAACGGATTATTTAACAAGTTTGAATAATCATCAATCTTTTTACTTTTATTTTGATTCTTTAAAAAAACATGCTGGAAAGATTCAATCACCCATGAGCCTCACATTAATTGATATTGATGATTTTAAAAAAATCAACGATACATATGGACATCTAGTGGGGGATGAAATATTAAAAGAGTTGGCAAGGGTACTTAAAAAAAATATTCGTAAATGTGATTTTGCAGCACGTTATGGTGGTGAAGAATTTGCTATTATCTTACCAAATACAGATCTAGATTCAGCCATACGGTTATCTGAACGTATGAGAACAGCAGTTGAAAATCATATTTTCAAAGTGGATGACATTAATATTAAAGTTACCATTAGTTTAGGTACTGATACACTTATTCCAGTTGATTTTCATAAAAACCACTATGACTTTATAAAAAAAGTGGATGAGTTGCTTTATGATGCAAAGGCTTCAGGTAAAAATCGAGTTCAGCATCCTAGAGTAGCTGTATAA
- a CDS encoding sensor histidine kinase produces MMKKVYFSSVYISHDEELIQLIKKQIKGEDYLLHISMLLHKFQLENEYVDSIYVYIPKINKIIKSQEYKAVKNIVSKNEYVWIDQSKKESIIPISIQDNIGSVKKRVFMYSKAIYDSETNEYIGQVAINMDERLVYYTCLDVINQSLNCKSEIIDYNNVIVSSENLSYLGTKFEDVYKDQYIKEISQYTIAPFTGYSFVSILNRQALTKEIASVRNIIIITAIIGMTIAILIAVVTTNKMYSRVQNLKNAMHNLSRGNLKERVVLKGKDEISELSNGFNKMACQMEELIEELVSERLLKKEAELEALQYQITPHFLYNTLNSIKCLAYIKEADEIGDILEVFIELLRSSISKNGAFISLKDEIHLIENYVLLHKFRFQGDIALESFIAPDVERYFVPRLILQPLVENSILHGLDSKIKNNKITIKAKKEKDNLILSIEDNGKGMSEEERKNLFKRKNFRKEKFNSIGISNIKDRIELYYCQKGSIEYKSHIGKGVEVIIKIPAMDNMENM; encoded by the coding sequence ATGATGAAAAAAGTATATTTTTCTTCAGTCTATATAAGCCATGATGAAGAATTAATTCAATTAATAAAAAAACAAATTAAAGGAGAAGACTATCTTCTTCATATAAGCATGTTGTTACACAAATTTCAACTTGAAAATGAATATGTAGATTCCATATATGTGTATATTCCTAAGATAAATAAAATAATAAAATCTCAAGAATATAAAGCTGTTAAGAATATTGTATCTAAGAACGAATATGTGTGGATAGACCAAAGTAAAAAAGAGAGTATAATACCCATATCTATACAGGATAATATTGGATCTGTGAAAAAAAGGGTGTTCATGTACTCAAAGGCCATTTATGATTCAGAGACTAATGAATATATTGGTCAAGTTGCTATTAATATGGATGAAAGATTAGTTTATTACACTTGTTTAGATGTGATAAATCAATCCTTAAATTGTAAATCAGAGATTATTGACTATAATAATGTAATCGTATCTAGTGAAAATTTAAGCTATCTAGGAACAAAGTTTGAAGATGTATATAAAGATCAATATATTAAAGAAATTAGTCAATATACAATAGCTCCTTTTACTGGGTATAGTTTTGTAAGCATCTTAAATAGACAAGCACTCACTAAAGAGATTGCATCTGTTAGAAATATAATTATTATTACAGCCATAATAGGTATGACCATAGCTATTTTAATCGCCGTAGTTACAACAAATAAGATGTACTCTCGTGTTCAAAACTTAAAAAATGCCATGCACAACTTAAGTCGAGGGAATTTAAAAGAAAGGGTTGTACTTAAGGGAAAAGATGAGATTAGTGAACTTAGTAATGGATTTAATAAAATGGCATGCCAGATGGAAGAATTAATAGAGGAGCTAGTAAGTGAGCGTTTACTTAAAAAGGAAGCAGAGCTTGAAGCTTTACAATATCAAATAACTCCTCATTTTTTATATAATACTTTAAATTCTATTAAGTGTTTAGCTTATATTAAAGAAGCTGATGAAATAGGAGATATATTAGAAGTATTTATTGAATTACTTAGATCTAGTATAAGTAAAAATGGAGCATTTATTTCACTTAAGGATGAAATTCATTTAATTGAAAACTATGTACTATTACATAAATTTAGATTTCAAGGAGATATTGCCTTAGAATCCTTTATTGCTCCAGATGTAGAAAGATATTTTGTTCCAAGATTAATATTACAACCTTTAGTTGAAAATTCCATACTTCATGGATTAGACTCTAAAATAAAAAATAACAAAATCACTATTAAAGCTAAAAAAGAAAAGGATAATCTTATTTTATCTATAGAGGATAATGGAAAGGGAATGAGTGAAGAGGAAAGAAAAAATCTCTTTAAGAGAAAAAACTTTAGAAAAGAGAAATTTAACAGTATTGGTATATCCAATATAAAAGATAGAATTGAGCTATATTATTGCCAAAAGGGAAGTATAGAATATAAAAGTCACATAGGAAAAGGAGT